The Schistocerca americana isolate TAMUIC-IGC-003095 chromosome 8, iqSchAmer2.1, whole genome shotgun sequence genome contains the following window.
AAAAGTGAGTGCAATATTCTGTGTAGCAGTAAATCATTTACTAAAATAAAAACAGGATTGGGCCTAAGATGAAGCTACTTgactgcaaaaattttaaaaagctgaaCACTGTTATGATTTATTTCAAAAgaagttcttttttgttttttaactcaaTTTTAGTTGGTACAGTTTCTGTTGCAGGAAAAATGGGAAATGATTTGTAGGCAATGGGCAAATCGGGAAGTATTTTAGTGGTTTTATTGATTTGTGTTTTTGGACCATATTTTGAATTATGTTATATTTTTAGGTTTTTGCTACACGAGATTTGGTTGCTACTGTCGTTTTTTCTGATAGCTAAATTAGTTGTTAAGATGTGTTTATTTAGTTTTTGGACTTGGTTATGAATGTATTGATATGTGTTTAGTGGGTATTGTGGACTTCATTTTAACTCTATAGGTAAATTGAAGTTAAAGACACCAGATGTATATTCTTATTTCTATATTATtcagttgctttgaaattttgttttaatgtgGTCAGTCAGCATTGTTGTGTTCATTTCAGGTACATGGCTGAAGTGAATTTAAGACATCATTATTTGTGGATTTTCCTCCCAGTAGAAATCACTGTTTCATGGTTAGTTGGTAACTTGAAATTTATTTTAGCTATATAAGTTAACTGAAgataatgataaaattttgcagtGTTCTTTTAGAGGATTCACGTACCATGAGGTTAAtggaattttgtttcatttttggaTTTTGACGTATGTGAAGGGGGAGCAGGAAATGGTAATTTGTTCCTGCTACCCTCAAATTCCTGGCAGGTGTCCCATCAGTTACTAATTAGTTTTAGATTATTTAATATATGGTTTTAGGGTGAAATTTCTGTTGCCATGTTTCATTACGGttgcaaaaacaacttcatggttgcCATATTGGTATTATATGAGTTGTCTGTATATGCCATTTCAATGATACTGCATGTCAAAATCAATGCCCAGTATACTTCAGAATTTACAGTAATCAAACTGGAGGAAGATAGTGTGCAGAGGCACTAAATTACTGCTTCCAGTTCCTGCACTAAAAAAAGGAATGTGAGGCACACATTATTTATGATGGTCAATGGAGGAACTTGTGACTTAGAACTGCTCAGAAGTAAAATTCTACAAATGTACATTTCAATGTCATTTTGTCATGAAGTGTCTGGTGAGATGGCTTTGACTcatttactgatttaatgtaagaacAAAACTTCTTAATATTCTTTGTCAGATCACAtatatacagaattttactttcaaattagtTGAACACTTTGTGCATGGCTCTCCTTATGGGAATTTTGACTCTGTATAGTTTTTGTTagtctgtgaggctttggctacatTTAAATATGCACTGAAGCTCTCTTTAGTTTCACAGCAactttctaatacgactgtcaaaCCACCACAGGTCGTCCTTGTCCCTCACTTCACATGCTACTACCTGTCCAGGCACTTATGATTGGCACCAAATTCTGAGTCTTGGAAGACAACAGGCAGACAATTAGTTAGCTCCAGCACCACGCAATGTCTGAGATCAAATGATACTGCTAGGTGTTATGTAGCCACAATACATATGACACCACTCTTGGCTCTGTATGTTTTGTGCAATCTGAGTTACAAATATGAAATTCTGGTGACATCTCTCTTGGTGGCATATAGGAAGCAATCAAGTTTATTCCCTTCATTTCTAACAAGTAGCACTAAAAATTAGCTAATACATATTTTAGTGCGTGTTGTAAGTATTCAGTGCACTGTCCACTACACACAACCACCTCAGAAACTGGCATTCAATTATGGCATCACAGACTCTTTTAACTTAGTTGTCATCAGCACAGTTTTCATGATGAATACTTCTTCTTTTCTCCTTTAGCTTAATAAATTCAAAAGTTAGTTGACTCTCTGAATTTCATATCAATTATATTCAGAAATTAAATTTGGTATACTGAAGTAATTCACTGAGAAATTAAGTTATGTATACAACTAgttcagaatatttttattttttctgaattACACTGCTTGACAAACAAATGTTAAACAGACCTATTAAATCTTCCAAATACTGCTACACTTTGGATATGTATGACAAATCAACAAAAATGCTTGTGCAGGTAATATGTGTCAAGATATGTTAGCACAAATTAACAAATATGGCTGATCCACTTACTTCGAGCTGTTTACAAAGAGCATATCTCTTCTCATCATCTGATGAATTTGGCACAAAGAGTGGATCATAAGTTTCTACAAAACCAAAGGGACCATAGTCAATGGTAATTCCAAGCAGGCTCATGTTATCTGTGTTCAGTACACCATGAGCAAATCCCACAGTATCCCAATGTATTGCCAGGTCCATTGACTTATATGCTATATCACTAAACATTTGAACATATTTATTCTTGTCATCCTTCAAGTCAGGGAAATATTCCTGAAAGAAAATCTTAATGTGTTACTGTGTTTTTACCACAGCCTATCACTTGGTCACTTCCCAAGCACTGTGTTTAAACAGTTATTATAAAAAATTGTCACCTGAATGATGTAATCTACTAAAACTTTAAGAGTTGCCAATTCACCATTCTCTGTCAAAATTTCCAGGGAACCAAACCGGAACCAAGAAGGTGCTAGCCTGAGCACTACAGCTGCTCTCTCTGCTTTAGGATAACCCTTGTAAAACTGATCCCTTACAACAGGATCTTCACTAACAACTAAGGCGGCAGCCCTAGAAGTTGGAATCCctgaaaatattttcatgaaaacagGAACTGATTGCAGATAATTTCTTTAAAGATTGATCATGATTTGGAAATCTGTCTGTCTAAAAATACAGCCTATTATTCATATAAACAATTAAGTTCTTAATGTTTTGTATGATGCAGTGACCACTACCTAAATAATACATGGCTTCAGAGCATAGAAACTCTCTGACTGACGAACGAAGCACTGCTCGTCCATCACCAAACCGCGAGTATGGTGTCCTTCCTGAGCCTTTTAGTTGTAATTCCCAATGTTGTCCTTTGCTGAAAAGTGTAATGAATCAATCAACCACCACCCATGCAACAGATAGTATCTATGCTTGATATGCTGCTCACCTGTTAACGTATTCTCCAAGCGATACTGCTCTTCCATCTCCTAGTTGGTAAGCCCAAAGTCCAAACTGGTACCCGCCGTATCTGTGAGCTAACGGTGTTGAACTATCCAACACTTTATTCCCAGCTATAAACTGAATAAATTCCTCTGTGTCACTTATTTCCGGATCCATGTCAAGAATGTCTGTTAGTGCATCTCGCGAGATCGACACAAGCCTTAGCTTTGTTTTTAATGGCACCGGTGACACTTCTGAAAACACAGCATTTTCTACATTCCCACGGacatagttttcttttatttcatcaatggGCAACTGTTTCAGTTTGCTACAAGAAAACTGCCATTCACTTAGGCTTCTTTTCAGCCTGGGACAAGTATCACGCCCGATTATATCCATCACTAAGTGCGTGTAATTCTTCGGCCACTTATCACAAATGTCACAGGTTATCGAAGTGGCAACAACACACAAAATCGTCGAACACAAAAGAATCTTCATTAATTACAAATGGGATACATCATGTAAATTGAAAAACTTCATTACAGGCGCCACACCTATTTTCATGAGTGGCTGTATTTTGAATGTCAACTGCTGCCATAACAATTAACTGCTTCAATATTTTCCACTTACAGTTAAGCGACTATAATAAATTTATAGTGAAAATTATAAAACAACACACTAAATATCGATTAATCGATAAATACGACAGTTGATAGTTTTCGCGATGTATgtgtcacagtctaacataacagtcgcgacacttcgcctcgattttgttgcctacagcgccagcagcgccccaagcggctggtaggttgaactgtgagttcggcgcgatcgtgaaagcgaatagtgattatttattttgatttatacaatggtttttaccatcgggagcgtttgtagcggaATAAATtgaagcaacaacaggaagaagacaccacagctgtccttttttaggtttcctaaggatcctgagaggtatataccatcatgttactaaactgtatcgtcaggattcacttgcaaactatatgtgtataaatgataaatgtttcgttttaggagcagaaaatagcTAGTTAATAACaaacgagaagaccttatgaagaaagactcaGTTTACCTGTACAATAATATTGGGTTTTGTccactacatttcgaacaaaaccagcaacgcagacaataacaaactcgtgtggaatgcagtacccacactgtttgacattccaaataagccacctcaactgacgatgaaaaggaaactgccacaaagattcgacagtcaatctaaggctgtaaaacagtcctatgacacagaagcagccagttcaactctccatgtatcagtgccagattcgtgtgaacatcaacacagacctgctttgacgatgaagtggttagattaagtgcagctgttcgtgtcttacaaaagcgtgtgaagtgtcagaatgtgcagatcgagcgaaactattacgggacaaggaaagtgcctacagacagattgtttgaaaattattaaaatatgtggtttttcgtgaaatgtaacgTAATCAGCTCAttttaatgttttcagcatatttctcccactatttggcagttgcttgtccacttagaataatataaaggtgAAGGTCGTACTTGCGGCAACAGGtggcaatgacaaacacagtaggcctacagaacgataaacgagctgtcgatcgcttttgcatgtagaggtacatgtctgtgcttctcacatgtgaatctgtgtttttatattcttttgatatcgacgtggtaagctgcaattttgtccaatgtcacaagtgtttcttcacgaatgtgttgtagcttgccactctattcatggtttttgtccatacttgcgcttattttagaatcacttttagaaacatatatgccttctgatactacacaaactcttggaggcaagaaaataactcgaataattcggaaattacgtaagaaatggatgcaaacaaacatatttacgacgcgtctgacgttcaccttacctgccacttggagcgctagtgtcgctccatctgtcaaacggcaacaccttttacagcagtgagagtcgcgactgttatgttagactgtggtatgtGTGTTCAGTTATTATTCATCGATACAGCGCTCCGCAATATCGATGTTTGTGAAACAAGTAAAACAACCAAGCCGGCGCACTTGCAATTGCAAGAGAAGTTAGTTTCATTGGCAATGAGCTCGCTGATAACTGATGGATTTCCTATAAAGGAGAATCAGAAGTAAGTATTTGCTGAAGATAGTAAAATGCTGGCATAATCAGTACATATGACAGAGAACACGCCATATAGTCGTAATGCAGAAGTGGAAGAAATAGCACTGAATAGAAAATTATGGGAGAGATTACCCTAGCCAGTCAAAAGACTTTAACTAATTTGCAACGTCATGCTTGACTGACTGTTTATATTAACAGTCATATACTCTTACAAATAAGCAGCTAAGTGCTCTGAGAGAAGTTTTAAGTGGCACTATTCTCAAGAAAAGGTAGAAATAAGAGCTGCTGGGTCTACGCGTATTTCTTGCTACAGGATCATATATAAGAGGGGTGTGACGATTATTACGTTCTTGTGTTCCGTAGTCTAGTTTTCTGTCGTGTCAGTATTTAATACAGTCCTACACATGTGTCCGTTGTGATCGAAGTTAATATAACTAGGTCGCGTGATGTAGGAAGGCGACCCAATTTTCAGACGTTCTGCGCATCCCCCTCTACTAGccactgttgtttgttgttgtggtcttcagtcctgagactggttttgatgcagctctccatgctactctatcctgtgcaagcttcttcatctcccagtaccttctgcaacctccatccttctgaaactgcttaatgtattcatctcgtggcctccctctacgatttttaccctccacactgccctccaatactaaattggtgatccctggatgccttagaacatgtcctaccaaccgatcccttcttctaatgaagttctgccacaaactcctccccaattctattcagcacctcctcaatagttatgtgatctaccaatctaatcttcagcattcttctgtagcaccacatttcgaaagcttctatgcccttcttgtccaaactatttatcgttcgcgtttcacttccatacatggttacactccatacaaatactttcagaaacgacttcctgacacttaaatccatactcgatgttaaaaaatttctcttcttcacaagcgctttccttgtcatagccagtctacattttatatcctctctacttcgaccatcatcagttattttgctccccaaatagcaaaactcctttactactttaagtgtctcatttcctaatctaattcccgcagcatcacccgacttaagtcgaatacattccatgatcctcgttttggttttgttgatgttcatcttatatcctcctttgaagacactgtccattccatttagctgctctccaggtcttttgctgtctctgacagaattacaatatcaccagcgaacctcaaagttttatgtcTTAtctatgtattttaatacctactccgaatttttattttgtttcctttactgcttgctcaatatacagattgaataacatcggggagagactacaaccctgcctcactcccttcccaaacactgctttcatgtccatcgactcttataactgccatctgtacaaactgtctgtacaaattgtgaatagcctttcgctccctgtattttacccctgccaccttcagaatttgaaagagagaattccagtcaacattgtaaaaacctttctctaagtctacaaatgctagaaacgatatttctacggaatccatactgatcttccccaacattggcttctacaagtttttccattcgtctgtaaagaattcgtgttagtattttgcagccgtttattaaactgatagttcggtaattttcacatctgtcaacacctgctttctttaggattggaattattatattcttcttgaagtctgagggtatttcacctgtctcatacatcttgctcaccagatggtagagttttgtcatgactggctctcccaaggctgtcagtagttctaatggaatgttgtctactcccggggccttgtttcgactcaggtctttcagtgctctgtcaaactcttcatgcagtgtcgtatctcccatttcatcttcatctacatcatcttccatttccataatattgtcctcaagtacatcgcccttgtacagaccctctatatactccttccacctttctgctttcccttctttgcttagaactgggtttccatctgagctcttgatattcatacaagtggttctcttctctccaaaggtctctttaattttcctgtaggcagtgtctatattacccctagtgatatgcgcctctacatccttacatttgccctctagccatccctgcttagccattttgcacttcctgtcgatttcatttttgagacgtttgtattcctttttgcctgcttcgtttactgcgtttttatattttctcctttcatcaattaaattcaatatttcttgttttccaaggatttctactagccgtcgtctttttgcctacttgatgctctgctgccttcactacttcatccctcaatgatacccatttttcttcttctgtatttctttcccccattcctgtcaattgttcccttacgctctccatgaaactctgtacaacctctggtttattcagtttatccaagtcgcatctccttaaatttccacctttttgcagtttcttcagttttaatctacagttcataaccaatagattgtggtcagagtccacatctgcccctggaaatgtcttacaatttaaaacctggttcctaaatctctgtcttaccattatatagtctatctgataccttttagtatctccatggttcttccatgtatatacaaccttctttcatgatttttgaaccaagtgttagctatgattaagttacgctctgtgcaaaattctaccaggcagcttcctctttcatttcttcccccccaatccgt
Protein-coding sequences here:
- the LOC124545344 gene encoding protein adenylyltransferase SelO-like, which gives rise to MKILLCSTILCVVATSITCDICDKWPKNYTHLVMDIIGRDTCPRLKRSLSEWQFSCSKLKQLPIDEIKENYVRGNVENAVFSEVSPVPLKTKLRLVSISRDALTDILDMDPEISDTEEFIQFIAGNKVLDSSTPLAHRYGGYQFGLWAYQLGDGRAVSLGEYVNSKGQHWELQLKGSGRTPYSRFGDGRAVLRSSVREFLCSEAMYYLGIPTSRAAALVVSEDPVVRDQFYKGYPKAERAAVVLRLAPSWFRFGSLEILTENGELATLKVLVDYIIQEYFPDLKDDKNKYVQMFSDIAYKSMDLAIHWDTVGFAHGVLNTDNMSLLGITIDYGPFGFVETYDPLFVPNSSDDEKRYALCKQLEIVRWNLEKLAHALSPLLNDDERSQILDVMNSLSSYSTQKRRQAFVRKLGLQQPEDSDDELITLLLQIMAETRADFTMTFRQFGEIDLTDITDKSKLDTLWSLEKLSGHRLFEDFIELYRNRVKKEKGLTEEVRKERILKFSPRYILRNWMAQVAIERAEDDDFTEVQMLHEILKNPFTVQEEAEKRKFADPPPEWSLFLRVSCSS